The Tursiops truncatus isolate mTurTru1 chromosome 11, mTurTru1.mat.Y, whole genome shotgun sequence genomic sequence aagtTAGCTAAAATCATCATAAGGAGTATAGATCATATGCCATATTTAAAGCAGATAATTTGACAAATTTCTGGaacagacagaaagcagatgagacTACACAGATGGATAAACCATAACAGGGAAATCCATAACCTAAAAtcttaaagaagaaaactgcATCAGAGGTGGGAGCTGCTGCCCCCAGTGGAGCTCTGGGGAGAGACTGCGAGCACAAAGCTGGCAGGTACAGAAATCAAGAAGGCTGTGGGGCGGCTAGGCTGGCCaaccttccctcctctccccccactcACAGACGAGAGAGTGCACCTCCTGTGGGACCTAGAATTCTTCACCCAATCAAGTGAGaggtaaacaaaaacaaagctatTTTCAGAGAGCATTGGCTCTGAAATTTTACTTCTCTCGCATCCTTTCTGAATAAAGTCctgcagcaaaatgaaaaaagaaaccaagaaagacaaagaaaaaggatCAGCCGTCATCACTAGGAGCTGACAGGCACtatctaaaattgaaaaatcCAACCTTAGGGATTTAAATACACGAGATGAATGGGAATAATTTCTAGAGGAACTGAAAACAGTAACTGTGGTTTTCCTGAGGAAGGGGTCAGAGATGGGGGAAAGAAGATGTTACGGGTTGAACTGTattccccaaaagatatgttgaagtacTAAATCTCAGAACATGTAAATGTAACGTTATTTGGAAATAAGAGccttttgcagatgtaatcaagttaagatgaagtcattgGGGggggaccctaatccaatatgactggtgtcctcataaaaagagaagtgacacagaaacagggagagagagaaggccatgtgaaaatGGAGGGAGAGACTGGAGTTacgctgccacaagccaaggaacgcctgGGGCCACCAGGAACTAGAGGAGGCATGAAAAGATTCTCGCCTAGAGGCTATGGAGAGAGcatggccaacaccttgatttgggacttctagtctccagaaccgggaggataaatttctgtggtttttagCCACTCAGTTTGAGGTACCttcttatggcagccctaggaaactaatacaggagaCTTGTACTTTctagtttttaaatcttttaaaaaaactatatgcGTGTCTTTTATAATTTAAGAAGTATTAAAAACTACATCATAAAGCCTTCCATTCCCAAATTTATTATTCAGACCTGGAGAGGCATTCATGCAGATATAGGCAATGAATAATTTCAGGACAGATGTCTCTAATTTTCAGTGGTGTTTGAAGATTCTTAGAGCAATGAAAATGCCTATACTTGCCAGAGATATTTCTAGGAATAAAAACCCAATATTAGCATTTTGCTTTTAGAAACAACCATTCCTTTTACAGTGGTTTGATGAGTAATAGGTTACTGGATAACAGAAGTAAATCACAAGTTACCCatatctttcttttatattttaaataaacctcATATGACTTATTTTCTGTAAGAGCCAACTATTCAAAAACTATAATGGGTTCATTATACTAAAAGAACACTACAGTAATTTGGAGGGGATAAAACTCAGGCCTATGTAGATCTATATGGAAACCTATTCAATAAAGGAATCACTCCAGAAAGGCAAAAGATCATATTACCCTACTTTGCCAAGAGTTGACTTTGAGAGCTGTCTCATAATGACGTTACATTATATAATGATTTCTTTCAGAGATGTATTTTCCAATTGAGGGCAGGgtagggaggagagaagggggagacaGATGAGGAGGCAGACAGGTAAGGCAGcacattctcaaaataaaatgaattcaaagCAATCATACAAAGTTAACAAGAACCTCTGCTCTAGTAACATGACcaacttcttcttcctctctctcaacATCTGCCTATTCTGTGCTCTATTCTCCCTAATAGACTACTTTGGTTAAGGATAGGTGTAGTGTCTCATCTTTGTATCCCACCCCTTGGGCAATATCTTGCAAATATGgatatttaataatttcttgTCAAACAGAATATAATGTCTGTGAGAGTATCCCAGAAGGACAAGAATGGTAGGAGACCTGGAAACCTTATCACATGGAAGATATTTAAATGAGCTATAGATGGTTcttcaggagaaaagaaaactaaagtatGAATAGTTATCAGTAAAAAGTTCAAGGAAGCTTAACATAAAGTAGAGCTTtcttaaaactagaactaccccAAACCTGAATAGGATGTTTCACTTAATAACAGAAGTCAATATTCTCTTCTTGCTATACTGGACtgcctaaaggaacttctatgaGGAAAAGTATGGTCTACCTCAATGGGTCCTAAATATTATTgcacatcagaattacctggggtGCTGGCCCCTCTCCAAACCTGTGAATCACGCTCTGTGGAATGGGGCCTAGAAGTCTGAACTTATAAAAAAACATCTCAGGCATTTCTAATGCAACTAGTTAGGAACTAATTCTCTGTATCACTGGCCCAGGTGACATCCAAATCCTTTAAAAGCACATCGTTTTACAAATGTAATCTGATAATTAAAGTGTCAATGTTTGGTGCTAAAGGAGCGAGCTGAATCTATCAAGATGAAAATTAATGGTGATGACCACTAAAGCCCTGAAACTGGAGTTAAACACCAGCCACACAAATGTGCAATGAGAGAGCCTGAGTTGTGACCCtttaggtttaaaaataaaacaggcttAGTGGTTTTAGTCAAAAGCAAGAGTAAAGGAAGGAGTGTGAGGTCTGAATGCAAATACCTGGATTCAAAAACTAACTCCACCACAGTTAACTGTGTTTTTGAGCACATGACTTCATCTCTGAGCCTTAATatgctcatctctaaaatgaggatcTCACCAAGCTCACAAAGTTGCTGAGGGGTCAAAGTGAAAGCTTTGAGAGACTTTTTACATTATCAAGCAACAATCTGAAGAGatcaaataatgaaaaagtcaGTGGTTATAAATAAGGATCCAGGTATAAGATAAAGCTGCTAGTACTGATGACAGTTTGAAAATGTACAAAGACTTTCTAGGGCTTTTAACTATAAAAAACCGGACACTCCCATTTCAGAGAGCATATGGACTCCACTTGTTTGTTACTAATAACCAAACGATactaatgaattttaaatttttttgctgtAGTAATCATGTAATTTCCATGATTCCTTTCAAATAACTGTTCACATTCTATCCCTTCTTTTTatactagaaaaacaaaagagttttGAAAGGCACttcacttaaaaatgaaaaaccttAACTCATAGCGAGATACACCAAGCCATAAGCTTACATAAAGTATACCTGAATGAAAATGTCAACATATAACAAGCTATTGAATATTGTAAAATTTTCACAATTactaaaaaatccattttatatttgcagAGATTAACATTACTCACAGGTCTTTCATTAGgatcaatgaaaaatattttgatgattaTTTCGAATTCACCCCAACCTGTTTCAGTAATTTCATATGGAGGCTTAGTAacaactaaaagaaagaaaaaaataaaacaattataaattgtAAATTACTGATACAGTTTCCtagctcttttaaaatttataacattatgaattttaaaaaactattgtaCCTCTTAAAGGATTGCCATAGCTTTCATGTAATTTAAATTGGATTTTCTTCACATATGCTGACATATCCTAAAATACAGAGGCATTAATTAGTTCTGCCATCTACACATAACAATTAGGAAGGAAATACACAGAGCACCTGTgccaattttataaaatacacttCCCCTTAAATTTTATGGAAACGAATTTTCTAAGAAACATGAATTATACCCTGgaggtttgtttttaattttaaacaaaggaaGGCTGTGCAGAATTCTTTCAAAATtcataatatatagaaatatatatgtccctaattcattgttttgcattcctatttttatatatctctgtAGACAATACTCAAAAtcaattttgatttttccatAAAACAACAGTACATTTCCAATATTTTCTacagaaataaacatatacaCCAAAGCAAATCTAAGAACTAAGcaacttcaaaaaacaaaattatattataCAAAGGTCAACTAAGCTAAGCAACCTAAAACTGTTGGATATAAAACTCTTCCTTTCCTTAATTATATTTTGAAGCACAAAAGCATATTCATTAGTTCCGGCACACAAAAGGGATCCTGCTAGCGAAGGAGGCCTTTTCAAAAATACTTCATtatagaaaaacaggaaaatgcaaaacaGAGTAAGTTGCATTCAACAGTAATGttcattaatctttttatttgctttcaggaatttttatgtgcttattatctacatatttttttaactggGATCCTACTGTAATAATATATTACTATCTGCCTTCATCACTTAACATTATTTTGTGAACATTTTTTCTGAGGCAGATTTTCATAAGCCTCTTTGAAGACTATTTTGGGaatactttcattcattttttctacAAATAGGAGTGACTACCAATACTGTTAGATGCTATAATGATAAATAACAGAATCTTGTCCTCAGGGTCTCACTGTAAAGTGGGGGGCAGACAAGAAAATCAGCATTTCAATGCTGTAATCTGTAATCTGTTGTGTGCATATTAGGTCATGTGTTATGAGGACATTAGGTACAAATCCATAGGAAAGGCAGCTATTTTAGTCTTTGGAGATCAAGAAAGTAGATCTAAAGAAAATACACTTGAACTAAGACCTAAGGGAACAATAAGAATGGAGTgggtgggaagaaaggaagaggtttAAGAGTGTTCCTTTGGGAAACTGAGAGTAATTTAGTATTGGTAAAATGTAGGATATAAAGAAATGAGGCAAACACAGACAAGGGACAAGGCTGCAGAGATAGGATAGGGAAAGGTCATGGCAGGCCTTCTAAACATGATAGCTTTATGATGAGGGCAATAGGTAGTCACTGaaggtggttttgtttttttgtttttaacagctcTATTGAGATATTAACATACTACACAAATCACCCATTTAAAGTTCAccattcaatggtttttaatatattcagagttgtacaactatcaccacaatcaatttgagAACATTCTATCACACAAAAGGAAACCTCATACCCATTCTTCCTCCCACCCGCTGTCAACCACTAATCTAGGTTCTatgtctatggatttgcctattatggacattttataaaaatggaattatacagtatgtggcttttgtgtctggcttctttcacttgccatgttttctaatttattccaTGTGTtagtagcatgtatcaatactttattttattccttaataatattccactatatggatacactacattttatttatccattcatcagtttagAGACATttggactattatgaataatgtcaccacaaacattcatatacaagtttttgtgtggactttgaaggttttttttcttcgtcttttaattttatttaatagagAATAGTATAAATGCTGAAGAAAAAACATTATCAAGCTTAATTGGTTTCAACATGTATTAACTCAGCCTTTTGGtggaatatatgaagaaaaaaagaactcaaaagtCAACTGCCTTATTCTTTGTCCTTGAAATTAAGATAACTTTGGGTTGCATCACTACTTGATGTCCTGTAGATGTTTGATTTCAGCTCAAGACCTCTACATTCAAGTGGTCACCTTTAAATTGTGGCTACAGCTGCACTGAGTTCAGTTACTGTAAACTGTCCTACATGGCAGTTTAATGTGTGGCATATTCCCCTTCTTTCGATTTACCTCTAAATTTATCATCTCTTAATTTATTAAATGTGACTGAACATACTGTGGGGTACATGGGAAGAAAAGAGTATTCAGCATTGGAAGTAATTTTGAATGATAAGTCAGCATTTCTACCCTTAAAATTGACACTATAAAgttattttgaataattattcaatttattttaaaaatgtgacccTTGATAAAGTAAAAGTATGTCCAAAATTCTAGTCTCTTACAGGTGgtaaaatataattcaaagtgTTTGAAGCCGACTACCTTTATCATCATCAAGCTGTGAATCTACCCTTGGGCTATTTGGCACCATTTTCATCTTTTCAGAAGTAACAACTCTTGGTGACATCTCTAACTGCTTTTTCAGATGTTTCTGAAAGGTGACGAATGATTACAATGATAACATAAATTCTCACCTGCCTTCTTGCTTCCACTATATTGGAACAATGATATTTGAAATACAGAATGAAGGGTTTTAAATAGAGGAatagtttattcattcagtaagtatCTGTTGAATACCCACTATGTACTTACTGCATTCCAGGCATTAGAGATTCAGTAGCAAAACCAAATTACCAGCAGCTAGATTATGTAGCAGTTTGTCTTTCATCTTTTCTGATGGTCTGATTACCAAATTATCACTTAAATTTACTATTCCTGAAATACCCGATTATATACTAGGCTACCTTAAGGTGTGGTGATTGGAAGACGTACTGTGCATATAGCATAGTTCTTTTTACCGtaacttaattttaattagaaaacatttttggaaAGTTGATTCTACTAACAATTATAGAAAGATGACAGCTCTTActttattctttcaacttttttggtAACATTTCTACAGTGGGCCAATTTTATTATCAGTTACTATACAATATTACAATTTAACTCTGAGCAAAAAAAACTATAGCTTCAAAAAAGTTTTAGGAAAAACAATTACCTACCTCATTTCTATATGGTTTTACATAGACTGTCCACTGATGGGTGTGCccatcctcttctcttttctttccaaaatatcGAGCAACATTACCATAAACTATTGGTTTAACGATTGTAACCCCCtacaagaaaacaatttcaaCACCAGTTAACACTGtattaggcttccctggtggctcagtggttaagaatccgcctgccaatacaggggacacgggttcgagccctagtccgggaagatcccacgggccgtggagcaactaagcccgtgcgccacaactactgagcctgcgctctagagcccgcgagccacaactactgaagtccatgcacctagagcccgtgctcttcaacaagagaagccaccgcaatgagaagcctgcgcaccacgacgaagagtagcccccgctcgccgcaactagagaaagcccgtgtgcagcaacgaagacccaacacagccgaaaataaataaataaataaatttattaaaaaaaaacaccacattGTATTATTAcccaaataaacagaattagaacTCTGAAAGCTTGTTTTAAGAAATGGCAGGCAGTCTAACAACCTAGAGTTTGCTTATAACATGGATTTCCCTCAACAAATAATTTCCAGACAATTAGCCTCATTTCATAATACCACAAATAACTAAACACCACATTAATTACAATGTTCTCACTTTGAAAACGTGTATTTAAATCATGTGGAGTACTTTGagagttccttttttctttctctctctcttttttttaaaaagaaacagaaaaagctcTATTTACAAACTTTAAAGAGCAGTCTGGAATAACGCTCACCAACTTTACCATCACCTGATGGTAACGTCCTTATCAGCTTACACCAGGGTTCTCCAAAGCACagtacaaaaattaaagacagtttGGAAGGGGATTTTAGGTAGAATAAGGgcaaacattttcatttcattacttgtgtttAATCTGTATTAGAAAAACCATAACTATAACTAGCAATTCAAACCCACAATTTCAAAAATAGTAATGCTTAGGAAGggactttaaaaaattgatttaaacaaaaatgttaaacacTACATTTCGATTCAGATAATGGCAAAGAGGCACTTGGACGACTCAAGCTCGGTAATCCCTGGACTGATGGCATGTGTGCTATATTTGTGTTCAGTTCTGAGATGTACATACATGTTTCTCATCACATCCGGTTAAGTGTAAAGGCAGATTACGATGAAAAGGAGATAGAAAAAATTCCAAGTGAAGAAAATTACTGAATGTTGCACATGAATTTGAGACCAATTGTTCAATAGTAAGACTGTATCTGAAGGTCAAAGAGCAAGATATATCACATGTGAAAAGTGCTGTGCCAATGTAATCAACAATTaataagaaatgaggaaaagcagtgaacaaatggaaaaacttTTCATTGTGACTAGATAATTCACAAATAAAACCAATACCTATTAGCCTAAGGTTAGTTCAGGAGAAGGCAAGTGGTTTGtacacaaacttaaaaaaaaaaaatcacagcaagtgTCCTTTTGTGGTACCCAAAGATGGGGCCTCACATTCAAGGCCCGAATGAATAAGTACAAGGAGCGTTGACATGGTGAGGGATAATAGATCCTGAACTGCTACAATGTTGCTAGGAACTTGGGGAgttcctcaatgatgaaaagcggGTTCATCTGCCAAAAGACTTTCTACCTGGATCAAATTTATCTAAATTGGGAAGAGATGCTTACAAGACCACATAACAATCAGCATGGAGAAGAAATAAGTccctaattttaaagttttacatgACTAACTCGGACCCATTTTCGGTGGAAAAGCATTTGAGGACTACAGGCCTAATCTCAAGTGATTCTGGACTTAAAAGACTTTTAGAACCTAACATGATTACAAGTAGAGAGAGTTCTGTAAGTTCTTCTCCAAAAGCTAGTGTTCTAAACCTTTGTTCAGTAGTACTTTCTTATTATTCCAAAACTTCGCCCAAAAGTGAGGGAAAATGTATGTTTATGAACCTTATGGTACTATGAATTTTACCTGGCATCTGTTTCCCCCTTCCATTAAATTTCAGTAGCTTTTGAAACTTTCAAAGCACTGTGTATGACAATTGTATATTCAGTATAAAATTATGTGAAAACAATACGACATACAGaaggactcaaaaaaaaaaaacctagataaACTAGATTGGTGCAAAAGTGGgtgatttcttttataaaaaattttcctttctgcGGTAAATAAAAATCCGAAGGGGTAAAAATAGGTGTTATATCAGGAACCAGTTGGTCGtctcataaaaaaattaatgtgccAGGGGATGTAGTAAAGTGAGTGGGAAATGTGTCACAGTGTCATACATTACGTTAGGCTCTATGATCACTTTAATTAAAAACTAAGAAGCTACCGTGTACTGAATGTtccctatgtgccaggcagtgttatGTTCTTTGCATGCCTTGATTAGTATCTTGGCTGTAGCCTTGGGACTTTAGGAACACCATGAACTTGGGTAAGTCTTCTGAACTTTTCTAGTTGTAAATACTGGGAGTGATACTGCCTTTGTAGGGACTGAACCAGAGAATCGGGTAAAGCGTCCACCCACTGTGCTTACTTCGCACGGTATCTGCTACTGTTATTATCCTCACAATAGGTGGGTACTGCCCTCCCCACCGCCTTTTTACAGGTGACCTGGGTTGCCAGAGGATGAGCAGCAAGCCAGGATCTCCCAGCCCC encodes the following:
- the YEATS4 gene encoding YEATS domain-containing protein 4 isoform X4, producing MFKRMAEFGPDSGGRVKGVTIVKPIVYGNVARYFGKKREEDGHTHQWTVYVKPYRNEDMSAYVKKIQFKLHESYGNPLRVVTKPPYEITETGWGEFEIIIKIFFIDPNERPVTLYHLLKLFQSDTNAMLGKKTVVSEFYDEMIFQDPTAMMQQLLTTSRQLTLGAYKHETE
- the YEATS4 gene encoding YEATS domain-containing protein 4 isoform X3, whose product is MFKRMAEFGPDSGGRVKGVTIVKPIVYGNVARYFGKKREEDGHTHQWTVYVKPYRNEDMSAYVKKIQFKLHESYGNPLRVVTKPPYEITETGWGEFEIIIKIFFIDPNERPVTLYHLLKLFQSDTNAMLGKKTVVSEFYDEMIFQDPTAMMQQLLTTSRQLTLGAYKHETESLQGLPWWYSG